In the genome of Megalops cyprinoides isolate fMegCyp1 chromosome 7, fMegCyp1.pri, whole genome shotgun sequence, one region contains:
- the vgll4l gene encoding vestigial like 4 like, whose translation MAVTNLHYITRMSSGFKVYILEGQPNLRTEDRYRHMANDKARISPVYPIKRKHSPERGLTAGERSAKVRRLPHVLTSRQRVFRNISRSVQRTSSLSPPHCPAPSPQNSAVTTTSWSPHRSPSRSFSSSSPSPISPLSSPVFAGPPLDEPLALIKKPRWGTDGLGEKASNTTCSRTQVRPSVITCVSSVTCSTQLSPDQHCKHSASAMSQPAYDHVVEEHFRRSLGVNYPEASKAKSCQLSVAVSVDDHFAKALGEKWFQLKASPSFCSSSSSSPTSNRSFCLSPSRAQSPEDSGSPSTPHPASPWPDSAQDVTKK comes from the exons ATGGCTGTGACAAATTTACACTACATAACTCGGATGAGCAGTGGCTTTAAGGTCTACATTCTGGAAG GGCAGCCTAACTTGAGAACTGAGGATAGATACAGGCATATGGCCAATGATAAGGCTCGAATCTCACCAGTTTATCCAATCAAGCGCAAGCACAGCCCTGAACGAGGCctcacagcaggagagaggtCTGCCAAAGTCCGACGGCTTCCTCATGTGCTGACATC GCGACAGAGAGTGTTCCGGAACATTTCCCGCAGTGTCCAGAGGACGTCCAGCCTGAGTCCCCCTCATtgcccagccccctccccacaaaACTCTGCTGTCACCACAACTTCCTGGAGCCCCCACCGCAGCCCCTCTCGGAGCTTCTCTAGCTCCAGCCCTAGTCCCATCAGCCCCCTGTCCAGCCCTGTGTTTGCTGGCCCACCATTGGATGAGCCACTGGCACTCATCAAGAAACCAAGATGGGGAACAGATGGACTAGGGGAGAAAGCCAGCAACACTACCTGCAGCCGAACACAG gttCGTCCTTCTGTGATCAcctgtgtttcctctgtcacATGTTCCACCCAACTGTCACCAGACCAGCACTGCAAGCACTCTGCATCAG CGATGTCACAGCCGGCCTATGACCATGTGGTTGAGGAACACTTCCGCAGAAGCCTTGGTGTGAATTACCCTGAGGCCAGCAAAGCAAAGTCCTGCCAGCTGTCCGTCGCTGTGTCTGTGGATGACCACTTCGCCAAGGCCCTGGGAGAGAAGTGGTTTCAGCTGAAGGCTTCACCATCGTtttgctcctcctcttcctcatctcccaCAAGCAACCGCAgcttctgcctctctcccagccGGGCTCAGAGcccagaggattctgggagtcCTTCCACCCCACATCCCGCTTCCCCATGGCCAGATAGCGCACAGGATGTCACCAAGAAATGA